In one window of Stegostoma tigrinum isolate sSteTig4 unplaced genomic scaffold, sSteTig4.hap1 scaffold_49, whole genome shotgun sequence DNA:
- the LOC132208620 gene encoding zinc finger protein 436-like — MYKPWKCEYCGKRFSWPSQLEIHGRTHTGDRPFTCSKCGRGFRESTNLLAHQRVHTNDRPFKCSDCGKCYKCSGDLMSHKRVHTNEKPFRCSHCKTGFRKSPELCVHQRTHTGERPYTCSACRKGFINSSNLLRHQRVHSAKRTFKCSDCEETFKSSNNLLRHQCTHTGEKPFTCSVCRKAFTRSSTLVTHQRIHTGERPFTCSMCVKKFTCASHLLKHQRTHTEDRPFICSVCGKGFTESSNLLQHQRVHN; from the coding sequence ATGTacaaaccatggaaatgtgagtactgtgggaagagattcagttggccatcccagctggaaatacATGGACGCACTCACACGGGGGacaggccgttcacctgctccaaGTGTGGAAGAGGATTCAGAGAGTCAACCAACCTGCTTGctcaccagcgggttcacactaatgacagaccttttaaatgttcagACTGTGGAAAGTGCtacaaatgttctggggacctgatgtCCCATAAACGTGTTCACACCAATGAGAAACCTTTCAGGTGTTCTCACTGCAAGACTGGATTCAGAAAATCACCTGAACTCTGTGTACATCAGCGCacccacactggggagaggccatatACCTGCTCTGCATGCAGGAAGGGATTCATTAATTCATCCAACCtgttgagacaccagcgagttcattcTGCGAAGAGAACTTTTAAATGTTCTGACTGTGAGGAGACTTTTAAAagtagcaataacctgctgagacaccaatgcactcacactggagagaagccattcacctgctctgtgtgtaGGAAAGCATTTACACGATCATCGACCCTGGTcacacaccagcgaattcacactggggagcgaccattcacctgctccatgtgtgtaAAGAAATTCACATGTGCATCTCACCTTCTGAAACACCAACGCACTCATACAGAGGACAGGCCATTTATTTGCTCtgtttgtgggaagggattcactgagtcatccaacctgctgcaacatcagcgagttcacaaCTGA